In Tenrec ecaudatus isolate mTenEca1 chromosome 4, mTenEca1.hap1, whole genome shotgun sequence, a single window of DNA contains:
- the CD82 gene encoding CD82 antigen: MGSACIKVTKYFLFLFNLLFFILGALILGFGVWIVVDRSSFMAVLQTSSDSLKVAAYFFISVGSLTMLMGFLGCIGAVKEVRCLLGLYFAFLLLILVAQVAAGTFFYFKMGKVKQEMGDIVLKLIRNYKVNGSSEDSLQETWDYVQEQVECCGWVSFYNWTENAELMSRTNITFPCSCEVRQGAADRLAQTGFCETPSNGTQGVNDPEQWPVYKEGCMQKVEAWLQENLGVILGICAGVAFIELLGMILSISLCQRIHSEDYSKVPKY, encoded by the exons ATGGGCTCGGCCTGTATCAAAGTCACTAAgtacttcctcttcctcttcaacTTGCTCTTCTTT atcctgggTGCCCTGATCCTTGGCTTCGGGGTATGGATCGTGGTCGACCGAAGCAGCTTCATGGCTGTCCTAC AGACCTCATCTGACTCGCTCAAGGTGGCGGCCTACTTCTTCATCTCCGTGGGCAGTCTCACCATGCTCATGGGCTTCCTGGGCTGCATTGGTGCTGTCAAGGAGGTCCGCTGCCTGCTGGGGCTG TACTTTGCCTTCCTCCTCCTGATCCTTGTCGCCCAGGTGGCCGCCGGGACCTTCTTCTACTTCAAGATGGGCAAG GTGAAGCAGGAAATGGGTGACATTGTCCTCAAACTCATCAGGAACTACAAGGTCAATGGCAGCTCTGAGGACAGCCTCCAGGAGACCTGGGACTACGTGCAGGAGCAG GTGGAGTGCTGTGGCTGGGTCAGCTTCTACAACTGGACGGAGAACGCCGAGCTCATGAGTCGCACCAACATCACGTTCCCCTGTTCCTGCGAGGTCAGGCAGGGTGCCGCGGATAGGCTGGCGCAGACGGGCTTCTGTGAGACGCCCAGCAACGGCACCCAGGGCGTCAACGACCCGGAGCAGTGGCCTGTGTACAAGGAG GGCTGCATGCAGAAGGTGGAGGCGTGGCTGCAGGAGAACCTGGGTGTCATCCTGGGCATATGCGCGGGCGTCGCCTTCATTGAG CTCCTGGGCATGATCCTGTCCATCAGCCTGTGCCAGCGCATCCACTCCGAAGACTACAGCAAGGTCCCTAAGTACTGA